In Elaeis guineensis isolate ETL-2024a chromosome 1, EG11, whole genome shotgun sequence, a genomic segment contains:
- the LOC105037367 gene encoding LOW QUALITY PROTEIN: thioredoxin-like fold domain-containing protein MRL7L homolog, chloroplastic (The sequence of the model RefSeq protein was modified relative to this genomic sequence to represent the inferred CDS: inserted 2 bases in 2 codons), whose translation MALQCPLLLNCSTPVPREETHPQVPLLSARFVPPHPKSYGSFKLSSTVAGGFVPRSPKPKVRASKAIDVVLGDGKDEEDXDSDEEEQNPGNDDGPFLMTEEERKEMRRRIREVLDNAPDVEEETEPVQRKIKMQKLLADYPLVVEEDDPAWPEDADGWGFNFDQFFNKITIKNARKDDDEDYDSDKEIVWQDDNYIRPIRDITAREWEDTVFKDFNPLIILVHHRYKEPEENERARNELERAVQMFWESGLPSPRCVAVDACAEHDLVDXLQVSGFPEILFTHAGKILHRDKGIQDVRTADEWSKVMAFFFYKAVRPSFLDKSVGQNREKIPTLK comes from the exons ATGGCGTTACAATGTCCATTGCTCCTCAACTGTTCGACGCCTGTTCCAAGAGAAGAGACCCATCCCCAAGTCCCACTTCTATCCGCTCGCTTCGTTCCTCCGCACCCAAAGAGTTACGGGAGCTTTAAACTCTCTTCAACAGTTGCTGGTGGTTTCGTTCCCAGGTCCCCAAAACCG AAGGTGAGAGCTTCCAAAGCAATTGACGTAGTCCTCGGCGATGGGAAAGATGAAGAAG CTGACTCCGACGAGGAAGAACAGAACCCTGGTAATGATGATGGCCCGTTTCTAATGACCgaggaggagagaaaggagaTGAGGAGAAGGATCAGGGAGGTGCTCGACAATGCACCGGATGTGGAAGAGGAGACCGAGCCAGTCCAGAGGAAGATAAAAATGCAAAAGCTTTTAGCTGACTACCCTCTAGTTGTCGAAGAGGATGATCCTGCCTGGCCCGAAGACGCCGATGGGTGGGGGTTCAATTTCGATCAATTCTTCAATAAGATCACAATCAAGAATGCAAGGAAGGATGACGATGAAGATTATGACAGTGACAAGGAGATTGTGTGGCAGGATGATAACTACATTCGACCAATCCGCGACATAACTGCAAGGGAGTGGGAGGATACTGTGTTCAAGGACTTCAATCCTCTGATAATACTAGTTCATCATCGATATAAAGA GCCTGAAGAGAATGAGAGGGCAAGGAACGAGCTGGAGAGGGCAGTGCAGATGTTCTGGGAATCTGGGTTGCCTTCACCAAGA TGTGTAGCTGTAGATGCTTGTGCTGAGCATGATCTGGTAG GCCTGCAGGTGTCGGGCTTCCCTGAAATCCTCTTCACACATGCAGGGAAGATACTGCACCGCGATAAAGGTATACAAGA TGTTCGGACGGCAGATGAATGGTCGAAGGTAATGGCGTTTTTCTTCTACAAAGCAGTCAGGCCATCATTCCTGGATAAATCAGTAGGCCAGAATCGAGAGAAGATCCCAACTCTTAAATAG
- the LOC109505272 gene encoding mitochondrial protein pet191 homolog isoform X1 — MSKSCKGLAMELVKCLSESDCVKVEKRPYRECAGEKVPSIPSECVGLRETYFNCKRGQVDMRARIRGNKGY, encoded by the exons ATGTCTAAGTCTTGCAAGGGTCTGGCCATGGAACTCGTCAAATGCCTCAGCGAATCCGACTGTGTCAAG GTTGAGAAGCGACCATACAGGGAATGTGCAGGTGAGAAGGTGCCTTCTATACCAAGCGAATGTGTAGGCTTAAGGGAAACATACTTCAACTGCAAGAGAGGCCAG GTTGACATGAGAGCAAGGATACGTGGGAATAAGGGCTACTAG
- the LOC109505272 gene encoding mitochondrial protein pet191 homolog isoform X2, whose translation MSKSCKGLAMELVKCLSESDCVKVEKRPYRECAGEKVPSIPSECVGLRETYFNCKRGQAC comes from the exons ATGTCTAAGTCTTGCAAGGGTCTGGCCATGGAACTCGTCAAATGCCTCAGCGAATCCGACTGTGTCAAG GTTGAGAAGCGACCATACAGGGAATGTGCAGGTGAGAAGGTGCCTTCTATACCAAGCGAATGTGTAGGCTTAAGGGAAACATACTTCAACTGCAAGAGAGGCCAGGCAT GTTGA